Part of the Paenibacillus kyungheensis genome, TTGCTTTTCAAATGGCTGCTCCGATTGTAGTAGCAATGTTTTTAACAGACGTAGGACTTGGATTTCTTGCACGTAGTGCACCGCAATTTAACATTTTTGTTATCGGTGTACCTGTAAAGATTATTCTTGGGCTCTTTATGTTAATGCTGTTAACTCCAAGCTTTGGATATCTGTTTGAACATTTGTTTGGTCAATTATTTCAAGCAATGCAATCGTTCTTAAAAGTAGTAGGTAACAGACCACAATAAACTTCGTTTGGAAGGAGGTTGTGAATTGGCATTCAGATTACGGATCAATCTGCAATTATTTTCTGGAGAAAAAACAGAAGAAGCAACATCTCAGAAAAAGCAAGAAACTCGTAAAAAAGGTCAAGTTGCCAAAAGTATGGATATACCTGGTTCTGCTGTATTGCTAGGTGGATTATTTTCTTTGATGATGTTTAGCAGTTTTTTTATGAAACGAATTGAATGGCTATTCACAGATTCTTTTCTACATCGTTTATCTACAGATGTTACCGTTGCTAATATTATGCAGATGCTAGGTCAATATGCGATACAAATTATGTTATTAGTATCACCGGTATTTGGTGTAGTCGTGGTACTTGCTCTGGTTGCCAACTATGCACAGGTTGGATTTTTGTTAGTTGGAGAACCTATACAGCCTAAATTCAGCAAGCTTGATCCTATTAAAGGGTTTAAAAATATTGCTTCTATGCGCTCGGTTGTTGAGTTTTTAAAATCAATATTAAAACTTTCAGTAATAGGATATTTAGTCTATCAGACGTTATCCGGCGCTTCTCATGAATTATCCAAAACAGCATTTATGTCTGTAGAAGCGATTCTTCATTACACAGCTGGATTAACAATGAACTTGGGAATCAAAGTAGGGGTGGCTTTACTGATACTTGCTATTTTTGATTATATGTATCAAAGATATGAGCACAATAAAGGTATACGGATGTCCAAACAAGATATTAAAGATGAATATAAAAAAGTGGAAGGGGATCCGTTGATAAAAGGGAAAATTCGCGAAAGACAACGCCGAATGGCGATGCAGCGAATGATGCAGGACGTTCCCAATGCTGACGTTATTATCACTAACCCGACTCACTTTGCAGTAGCTTTAAAATATGACAATGGTCAGATGGCTGCACCGCAAGTGATCGCAAAAGGACAAGATTACGTCGCCCTGCGAATAAGAGAACTAGCTAAACAACATGGAGTTGTCGTGATGGAGAACAAACCGCTTGCAAGAGCGTTGTTTGCTCGATCAGAAATTGGAGATTCTATTCCTGGAGATCTGTTTCAAGCGGTAGCAGAAGTTCTTGCTTATGTGTACAAGATGAAAGGCAAAACAAAGTAAACCAGGGGATCGGAGGGCTGGATAGCATTGAAAACTAAAGATTTGGTTGTGCTTGCGGGTGTCATAGGAATTGTTATGATGATGATTCTTCCGATCCCGACATGGCTACTCGATATATTGCTAATTATAAATATTTCCCTGGCAATGATTATTCTTCTAATTGCAATGAATACGAAAGAAGCATTAGAATTTTCTATTTTCCCAGCTATGTTGCTAATCACTACATTATTCCGGCTGGCTTTGAATATATCTACAACAAAATTGATTTTGGGACAAGGGGATGCGGGTTCAGTTGTTGCTACATTTGGTAGCTGGATCGCTGGTGGACAAATCGCTATTGGATTTGTAGTTTTCCTTATTCTTGTGGTTGTACAATTTATCGTTATTACCAAAGGTTCGGAACGGGTAGCAGAAGTTGGAGCCCGTTTTACACTCGATGCTATGCCTGGTAAGCAGATGAGTATTGATGCTGATTTGAACGCAGGTCTTATCAATGAACATCAAGCGAGAGAACGTCGTAGCAAAATCGAACGTGAAGCCGATTTCTACGGAGCTATGGATGGTGCGAGTAAATTTGTTAAAGGGGATGCTATTGCGAGTATTATCATCCTCTTAATTAATCTAATTGGTGGATTTATTATCGGGATGACTGTTCACGGAATGGCATTCGCTGATGCACTTTCAACGTATTCTGTTTTAACAATTGGTGATGGTCTCGTGAGCCAGATTCCAGCATTGCTTATTTCCACAGCTGCTGGTCTGATTGTAACCCGTGCTTCTTCTGAGGGTAACTTAGCAGATGATATCACTTCACAACTATTCTCATATCCCAAATTGTTATATATCGTAGCAGGCGTAATTACACTGTTAGGTATTTTTACACCGATTCACTTTATTACAACATTCCCTCTAGCTATTCTGTTAGTATTTGCTGCTCGGAAGATGCAGTCGAATCTGGATCAAAAAGTGGTCGAAGCAGAACAGCAACAAGAAGAACAGCAGATTGAAGAAGTACGTAGTCCAGAAAGTGTTATCAATTTATTGCAGATTGATCCAATCGAATTTGAATTTGGATATGGTTTGATTCCTCTTGCAGATACGCAACAGGGCGGAGATTTATTAGACCGTATTATTATGATTCGTCGTCAATGTGCGCTAGAACTAGGTCTTGTGGTACCTGTTATCCGTATTCGGGATAATATTCAATTAAAACCGAACGAATATGTCATCAAAATTAAAGGAAATGTTGTAGGTGGTGGTGAATTACTACTAAATCACTATCTCGCTATGAGTCCTGGGTTTGATGATGATTCGATTACGGGTATAGAGACTTTAGAACCAGCTTTTGGATTGCCTGCATTATGGATAGATGAATTAACAAAAGAACGCGCTGAGTTATCAGGGTATACCGTTGTTGATCCACCTTCTGTAGTAGCTACGCATTTAACAGAATTAATCAAAAAACATTGTCACGAATTACTGGGTCGTCAAGAAACAAGAGCGCTTATCGACAACTTACGTGAGAACTATCCTGTACTTGTAGATGACTTGATTCCTTCTGTGTTAGCAGTAGGGGATGTGCAAAAAGTATTCGTTAAATTGCTAAGAGAAAAAATTTCTATTCGGGATATGGTTACAATATTCGAGACACTTGCCGATTATGGAACATATACCAAAGATCCAGATGTATTAACTGAATATGTACGTCAAGCTCTATCCCGACAAATTACGCAGCAATTTACAAGCCAGGGTGAAACACTACGTGTGATTACAGTAGGACCTAATCTGGAGAAAAAGATTGCCGAAAGTGTACAGCAATCTGAACAAGGAAGTTATCTGGCACTTGATCCGGTATCGACTCAATCGATGTATCAGAAGATGAACGAACAAGTAAATCGACTGTTACAAATGGGACAACAACCGATCGTTTTGACTTCGCCAGCTATACGCATGTATCTGCGTCAAGTGATTGAACGCACGATGCAGGATATTCCGGTTCTTTCTTACAGTGAACTTGAACCTAACGTTGAAATTCAAAGTGTCGGGGTGGTGAACTTATGAGGGTAAAACGATATATCGTTGATACAATGCCCGATGCGATGTTAAAAATTCGAACTGATCTTGGTAGCGATGCTGTAATTTTAAGTACAAAAGAGCTAAAAACCGGTGGTTTTCTAGGAATGTTTCAGAAGAAAAAGATTGAAGTCATTGCCGCAGTAGAAAAAGAGCAAGCTTCTGAACCAGTCAAAGCGCAGCCAGAAACGATTATTCCGGCTGCCTCTGCTGTACCTAAACGTGTAGTACCGGATGCCTATCGCAAATCAAGCGAAGCTTTTGCTGAATCGATGCGCCAAGCACTTGCTGGAGAACCAACCCAGTCAGCAGAAGGTAACTCGGTAGCTTCTTCAGCACCAGCTCCATCATTTAATCCATCGGTACCGGAGATTCCGCAACCAACTTTACAGCATATTCCTTTAGTACCTGAGGAACCTGTACATCGCGTCTCAGAATATAATGGGTCAGCAGATGGTCTTCAACAAGAGAAGTTGTTTGAAGAATTGCGTGAAATGAAAAAAATGATGGCTGAATTGAGCCGCGAAAAAGAAATGGCAGCATTACCTGAATCATTAATCGAAATCGCAGATCGTTTAAAGAAACAAGGCATTCAACAAGAACTGCTAGATACGTGGTTAAGCGAAGCGATGGGGCAATTTCCAGCGCCTGAATTAATTACTACCGTAGATGCCAAAGCAGCAATGAAATTTCAGATCGAACAGTTTACGCAATCACGCATCGGTGGAGGCATCAACACTTCTACCAAAATTGTATACGTCGCAGGTCCTACGGGAGTAGGTAAGACGACTACAATTGCAAAGTTGGCTGCTGAACAGTTATTCAAATATAAACGTAAAGTAGGTTTTATTACTTCGGATACATATCGTATCTCGGCAGTAGAGCAGCTTAGAACCTATGCTTCTATTTTGGGGGTTCCTTTAGAAGTGGTTCAATCTCCCGGAGATTTGCAGCGCTCACTACAACGTTTAGCTGAATGTGATCTGATTCTAATGGATACGGCAGGACGTAACTACCGCAACGAATTACTTGTTTCTGAATTACAAAGTTTGTTGGCTCCTTTGGAAAATAGTGAGACGTATCTAGTGTTATCGTTTACTTCCAAAACGGAAGATATGAGAACGATCACAGAACATTTCAGCAAATACCCATTGGACAAAGTGATCTTCACCAAAGCAGATGAAACAGGAAGCTATGGTGCATTATTCAATCTTCTTCAGGAATATCCATTACGACTATCGTATATGACCAATGGACAAAATGTACCTGATGATCTGTTGATGCCAAGTCCAGATTTTCTCGCTAATCTATTACTTGGAGAGATATTGCCATGATGGATCAAGCCCAATCATTAAGAAATTTGATGTCGTCTAAAACGGTACAACCTCCTCAAACAGAACCACGCAGTGCGAAGTTTATTACAATCACTAGCGGTAAAGGTGGAGTAGGAAAATCGAATTTCACGCTTAATTTTGCGCTTGCACTTCAGCGACTAGGGCGGAAAGTACTGGTATTTGATGCCGATATTGGAATGGCGAATATCGATGTACTGATGGGTGTGCGATCTAAATTCAATTTATCTCATCTGCTTAGCGGAGAGAAACAGATCAACGAGATTATTGAAAAGGGAGCAGGATCATTACCTTATATTGCAGGTGGGTCCGGACTGTCTTCATTGTTCTCTTTATCTGATAAAGATTTGATCTATTTTACAGATCAGATTCAGAAAGTCGCCACAGACATGGATTACATTTTGTTTGACACTGGCGCAGGTTTATCAAAAGAAACACTACAATTTATTATGTCAGCTGACGAATGTATAGTAGTGACTACTCCAGAACCAACTTCGATTACAGATGCTTATGCTTTGATTAAAGTGGTGCATGGTATGGAAGAAGATGTGTCTTTCAAACTAGTAGTAAACCGGGCTGAAAATGAAAAAGAAGCCGTACAAACATCAGACAAAATTAGATTGGTTACTAGCCGCTTTCTGAACTTGGAAATTCCGCTTTTGGGATTTGTAAGTGACGATTCTCATGTTAGTCAATCCGTAAAAAAACAAGTTCCTTTTTCAATTTACTCTCCAGGATGTCTTGCTTCTAAAGACATTCAACAGTTGGCTCAACGCTACATGGTTGCACCAAATGCAAGTTCAGAAGGAACCTTAACAGGAATCAAAGGATTTATGCAAAAATGGCTCAAACGGACTAAATGATTCTGTAGGGAACAGAGGTGCTGATAATGGCAACTTATAAAATATTAGTTGTTGACGATTCTCCTTTTATGAGAAAAATCATTTCAGATTTAATTGAGACAGATCCTCTGTTTCAAGTAATAGATACTGCAAATAACGGGCGTGAAGCTGCTAAAAAAGTAGTCGAACTTAAACCCGATGTTGTTACAATGGATGTAGAAATGCCAGAAATGAATGGTCTGGAAGCACTAAAAATTATAATGTCTCAGCGTCCTCTGCCGATAATTATGTTATCAGGCATTAATGAACAGGGTATGCGAGAAACAATTATGGCGTTGGAGAACGGAGCTTTTGACTTTATCCGTAAGCCTTCGGTTAGTAATTCGCAAGATATCGAAGAAGTTGGGCAACAATTACGCAGACAACTTCATACCGCTGTTCATGCACTGGAAAGAAACCGCAAACGGGCTGAACAAAAAAACATGGCGGCTGACGTTGCTCCGTCGCCATATCTGCAAGACAGTCAAGAGCTGCGCGAAGAAGGTCAACAACCTTCCACAGAGCCTCAGGCAGCACCTTCTGAGAAAAAACTATTAAAACGCGACGCTGACAAACGTCTGGATCAAGGTCGTCCAGAACGCTTTCAGGTCAAACCGGCACCACAGACTCCAAACACAAATGTACGTCCTTCACGTCCAGAAGTATCAACAGATAAAGCAGCGCAAGATAAACGTTCAGTAGCTCCTAAGCCCGCTGATACACGTCCTGTGTCCAAGCCATCTTTTGTTACTGGAACTCCGGCTAAAAAGCAACCGGAACTTCCAACTAAACCTGTGCGCGAAGAAGAACCAAAACGAACAAAACCGGTTATTACTCCGCCGGTAGCACCTGTTTTCAAAAAAGAAATCGAAAAACCAGTAGCACCTTCTTCACCACCAACGGCTACGCCTGCGTTAAATCGCCCAGCAGCCGTTGAACGTAACACAGCTCCTTGGCGTCAACTGGTAGCAGTTGGATGCTCTACCGGCGGTCCTAGGGCGCTTAAAAGCTTACTAGAAAATATTCCGGCTAACTTCCCAGCTCCGATTGTGATTGTTCAGCATATGCCGCCGAATTTTACACGATCTCTGGCACAGCGTTTGAACAGTTTAAGTCGTATTACTGTGGTTGAAGCAGAACAGGGAATGGTTCTTCAAGCAGGTACAGCTTATATTGCTCCTGGTGGCTATCATATGATAGTCACTCGTAGCCAAGGAAGTTACCGAATACAGCTTTCTCAAGAACCACCACGCAATGGACA contains:
- the flhA gene encoding flagellar biosynthesis protein FlhA; its protein translation is MKTKDLVVLAGVIGIVMMMILPIPTWLLDILLIINISLAMIILLIAMNTKEALEFSIFPAMLLITTLFRLALNISTTKLILGQGDAGSVVATFGSWIAGGQIAIGFVVFLILVVVQFIVITKGSERVAEVGARFTLDAMPGKQMSIDADLNAGLINEHQARERRSKIEREADFYGAMDGASKFVKGDAIASIIILLINLIGGFIIGMTVHGMAFADALSTYSVLTIGDGLVSQIPALLISTAAGLIVTRASSEGNLADDITSQLFSYPKLLYIVAGVITLLGIFTPIHFITTFPLAILLVFAARKMQSNLDQKVVEAEQQQEEQQIEEVRSPESVINLLQIDPIEFEFGYGLIPLADTQQGGDLLDRIIMIRRQCALELGLVVPVIRIRDNIQLKPNEYVIKIKGNVVGGGELLLNHYLAMSPGFDDDSITGIETLEPAFGLPALWIDELTKERAELSGYTVVDPPSVVATHLTELIKKHCHELLGRQETRALIDNLRENYPVLVDDLIPSVLAVGDVQKVFVKLLREKISIRDMVTIFETLADYGTYTKDPDVLTEYVRQALSRQITQQFTSQGETLRVITVGPNLEKKIAESVQQSEQGSYLALDPVSTQSMYQKMNEQVNRLLQMGQQPIVLTSPAIRMYLRQVIERTMQDIPVLSYSELEPNVEIQSVGVVNL
- a CDS encoding MinD/ParA family protein, encoding MMDQAQSLRNLMSSKTVQPPQTEPRSAKFITITSGKGGVGKSNFTLNFALALQRLGRKVLVFDADIGMANIDVLMGVRSKFNLSHLLSGEKQINEIIEKGAGSLPYIAGGSGLSSLFSLSDKDLIYFTDQIQKVATDMDYILFDTGAGLSKETLQFIMSADECIVVTTPEPTSITDAYALIKVVHGMEEDVSFKLVVNRAENEKEAVQTSDKIRLVTSRFLNLEIPLLGFVSDDSHVSQSVKKQVPFSIYSPGCLASKDIQQLAQRYMVAPNASSEGTLTGIKGFMQKWLKRTK
- the flhB gene encoding flagellar biosynthesis protein FlhB, translated to MAFRLRINLQLFSGEKTEEATSQKKQETRKKGQVAKSMDIPGSAVLLGGLFSLMMFSSFFMKRIEWLFTDSFLHRLSTDVTVANIMQMLGQYAIQIMLLVSPVFGVVVVLALVANYAQVGFLLVGEPIQPKFSKLDPIKGFKNIASMRSVVEFLKSILKLSVIGYLVYQTLSGASHELSKTAFMSVEAILHYTAGLTMNLGIKVGVALLILAIFDYMYQRYEHNKGIRMSKQDIKDEYKKVEGDPLIKGKIRERQRRMAMQRMMQDVPNADVIITNPTHFAVALKYDNGQMAAPQVIAKGQDYVALRIRELAKQHGVVVMENKPLARALFARSEIGDSIPGDLFQAVAEVLAYVYKMKGKTK
- a CDS encoding protein-glutamate methylesterase/protein-glutamine glutaminase, which translates into the protein MATYKILVVDDSPFMRKIISDLIETDPLFQVIDTANNGREAAKKVVELKPDVVTMDVEMPEMNGLEALKIIMSQRPLPIIMLSGINEQGMRETIMALENGAFDFIRKPSVSNSQDIEEVGQQLRRQLHTAVHALERNRKRAEQKNMAADVAPSPYLQDSQELREEGQQPSTEPQAAPSEKKLLKRDADKRLDQGRPERFQVKPAPQTPNTNVRPSRPEVSTDKAAQDKRSVAPKPADTRPVSKPSFVTGTPAKKQPELPTKPVREEEPKRTKPVITPPVAPVFKKEIEKPVAPSSPPTATPALNRPAAVERNTAPWRQLVAVGCSTGGPRALKSLLENIPANFPAPIVIVQHMPPNFTRSLAQRLNSLSRITVVEAEQGMVLQAGTAYIAPGGYHMIVTRSQGSYRIQLSQEPPRNGHRPSVDTLFASIQPFTDLQRHAVLMTGMGSDGAREMKNLYDSGINSTIAENEDTCVVYGMPRSAVELGCVNHLLPLPEIAPKLIQIVK
- the flhF gene encoding flagellar biosynthesis protein FlhF; this translates as MRVKRYIVDTMPDAMLKIRTDLGSDAVILSTKELKTGGFLGMFQKKKIEVIAAVEKEQASEPVKAQPETIIPAASAVPKRVVPDAYRKSSEAFAESMRQALAGEPTQSAEGNSVASSAPAPSFNPSVPEIPQPTLQHIPLVPEEPVHRVSEYNGSADGLQQEKLFEELREMKKMMAELSREKEMAALPESLIEIADRLKKQGIQQELLDTWLSEAMGQFPAPELITTVDAKAAMKFQIEQFTQSRIGGGINTSTKIVYVAGPTGVGKTTTIAKLAAEQLFKYKRKVGFITSDTYRISAVEQLRTYASILGVPLEVVQSPGDLQRSLQRLAECDLILMDTAGRNYRNELLVSELQSLLAPLENSETYLVLSFTSKTEDMRTITEHFSKYPLDKVIFTKADETGSYGALFNLLQEYPLRLSYMTNGQNVPDDLLMPSPDFLANLLLGEILP